In one Acetobacter sp. genomic region, the following are encoded:
- the mutS gene encoding DNA mismatch repair protein MutS, protein MAQWFALKAENPDFLLFFRMGDFYELFFDDAITAAAALDIALTARGSHAGEPVSMCGVPVSAAQAYLSRLIRRGFRVAIAEQTSTPPSKLPGKKTVQKGPLSRAVVRLVTPGTLTEDELLEPGRSNLLMALAAHPARRGAVEWGAAWIDISTGLFETARCADAELGHLLARLDPAEILAPPDRDLGDFDLRRAPGELPPSAHTARARLAEAFGVASLDAFGTFSDAEAAAGLMALDYVRKSQAGSLPRLAHPVPQEDSHTLGLDPATRASLDLLRARDGSSEHTLFSAVNRTATAPGARLLASWIAAPLTIPEKISARQACWDWLKSDTPRVDLLRQTLRSVPDIDRALGRLSLGRGQPRDLAALRDGVAAAHRITEELAIIAPDTRPEVIATLLKHLGECGGLHEELERALADELPARFDDGGVIATGYDGELDAYRTLRDDSRRVIATLQNDYAQRFGVASLKIRHHAQLGYVIEVPTASGAKLRTNEDLSFRQGTTTAARFSTEELSELDSRIAEAAERASIRERQIFNLLVNRALEDEHLPPLARALAFIDVMQSCASLAVGETWCRVTVDDSEAFTLTACRHPVVEAALGSGVRFTANGCSLAPDHRVMLLTGPNMAGKSTFLRQNALAVILAQAGLPVPAKSAHIGIVDKLFSRVGAADDLARGRSTFMVEMTETAAILNQAGPRSLVVVDEIGRGTSTLDGLSIAWAVLEAMHSTLRCRTIFATHFHELAELSGSLPRLSPHTMAVRDWKGQVVFLHEVIPGSARKSWGVHVAKLAGVPAPVVERASRLLRELEKDHAAGPAPLPLFDDLPSPSAPHVPEAEHAPDLSRYEEILNTIRKCDPDALSPREALAALYDLRKLTLETQDLSVTE, encoded by the coding sequence ATGGCGCAGTGGTTCGCACTGAAAGCAGAAAATCCGGACTTTCTGCTGTTCTTCAGGATGGGTGATTTCTACGAGCTGTTCTTCGACGATGCGATCACAGCCGCAGCCGCCCTCGACATCGCCCTGACGGCCCGTGGCTCACACGCGGGCGAGCCGGTCTCCATGTGCGGCGTGCCGGTCAGTGCCGCGCAGGCCTATCTGTCCCGCCTCATCCGACGTGGCTTCCGTGTCGCCATCGCTGAACAGACATCAACACCCCCTTCAAAACTGCCGGGTAAGAAAACCGTCCAGAAAGGCCCGCTGTCCCGCGCGGTCGTGCGGCTGGTCACCCCCGGCACGCTGACCGAGGACGAACTTCTCGAACCCGGTCGCTCCAATCTTCTGATGGCGCTCGCCGCCCATCCCGCCCGGCGTGGCGCCGTTGAATGGGGCGCCGCGTGGATCGACATTTCCACTGGCCTGTTTGAAACGGCCCGTTGCGCGGACGCCGAACTCGGCCACCTTCTGGCCCGTCTCGACCCCGCCGAAATCCTCGCGCCACCTGATCGTGACCTCGGTGATTTCGATCTGCGTCGCGCTCCCGGCGAACTGCCGCCATCAGCGCATACGGCCCGCGCCCGTCTGGCGGAAGCCTTCGGTGTCGCCAGTCTGGATGCGTTCGGTACCTTCAGTGACGCCGAGGCCGCCGCCGGTCTCATGGCGCTGGATTACGTCCGGAAATCACAGGCAGGCTCCCTGCCCCGGCTGGCGCATCCGGTCCCGCAGGAAGACAGCCACACCCTCGGCCTTGATCCGGCGACACGCGCCAGCCTTGATCTTCTCCGGGCCCGCGACGGCAGCAGCGAGCACACGCTTTTCTCTGCCGTGAACCGCACCGCCACCGCACCCGGCGCAAGACTTCTGGCGTCATGGATCGCAGCCCCGCTAACCATCCCGGAGAAGATCAGCGCCCGGCAGGCCTGCTGGGACTGGCTGAAAAGCGACACACCCCGTGTCGATCTGCTGCGCCAGACCCTGCGGAGCGTGCCGGATATCGACCGGGCGCTCGGACGGCTTTCGCTGGGACGCGGTCAGCCACGTGATCTCGCCGCTCTGCGCGATGGCGTCGCTGCGGCTCACAGAATCACGGAAGAACTGGCCATCATCGCACCGGACACAAGGCCGGAGGTGATCGCCACACTCCTGAAGCATCTTGGTGAATGCGGCGGCCTTCATGAGGAACTCGAACGCGCGCTGGCGGATGAGCTTCCCGCACGCTTCGATGACGGCGGCGTCATTGCCACGGGCTATGACGGCGAACTGGACGCCTATCGCACGCTCCGCGATGATTCCCGCCGCGTCATCGCCACGCTCCAGAACGACTATGCCCAGCGCTTTGGTGTCGCGAGCCTGAAAATCCGTCACCACGCCCAGCTTGGCTACGTGATTGAAGTGCCGACAGCGTCCGGGGCCAAGCTCCGCACCAACGAGGATCTCAGCTTCCGACAGGGCACGACAACCGCCGCCCGTTTCTCGACGGAAGAACTCTCGGAACTCGACTCCCGCATTGCGGAAGCAGCCGAACGCGCCTCGATCCGCGAGCGACAGATTTTCAACCTGCTCGTCAACCGGGCGCTGGAAGACGAACATCTGCCCCCTCTGGCCCGGGCCCTCGCGTTTATCGACGTGATGCAGTCCTGCGCCTCCCTCGCCGTCGGAGAAACATGGTGCCGGGTCACCGTGGACGACAGCGAGGCGTTCACCCTGACCGCCTGCCGTCATCCTGTCGTGGAAGCCGCTCTCGGATCGGGCGTGCGCTTCACGGCGAATGGCTGCTCGCTCGCCCCGGACCATCGCGTGATGCTGCTCACCGGCCCCAACATGGCCGGCAAATCGACCTTCCTGCGTCAGAATGCGCTGGCGGTCATTCTCGCGCAGGCCGGTCTGCCGGTTCCTGCGAAATCCGCCCATATCGGCATCGTGGACAAGCTGTTCTCCCGTGTCGGAGCCGCGGATGATCTCGCCCGGGGTCGATCCACCTTCATGGTCGAGATGACAGAAACGGCGGCCATCCTCAATCAGGCCGGTCCACGCTCGCTCGTTGTCGTCGATGAAATCGGACGCGGCACTTCGACTCTGGACGGCCTTTCCATCGCGTGGGCCGTTCTGGAAGCCATGCATTCCACTCTGCGATGCCGTACCATTTTTGCAACACACTTCCACGAACTTGCCGAGTTGTCCGGCAGCCTTCCCCGCCTTTCACCGCACACGATGGCCGTGCGGGACTGGAAGGGACAGGTGGTTTTCCTGCACGAAGTCATCCCCGGCTCGGCCCGTAAAAGCTGGGGCGTACATGTCGCGAAACTGGCGGGAGTTCCCGCGCCCGTTGTTGAACGCGCTTCCCGACTTCTCAGGGAACTTGAAAAGGATCATGCAGCGGGGCCTGCTCCCCTGCCCCTGTTTGACGACCTGCCTTCCCCTTCCGCGCCCCATGTGCCCGAGGCAGAACACGCGCCTGATCTATCACGGTATGAAGAAATCCTTAATACGATCAGAAAGTGTGATCCTGACGCCCTGTCGCCACGGGAAGCTCTCGCAGCTTTGTATGATCTGCGTAAATTGACGCTTGAAACACAGGACCTTTCTGTAACAGAATGA
- a CDS encoding lytic transglycosylase domain-containing protein, with the protein MNRVRQLLPVSMAVFLSACSTSPHALSQTSGVPSPWPSEQQAAGTGQVDAVAGRLTTWLQLVASYDAAIPARTYADFLATRPVWPRWSVIQAHYERALTAEPDSRTVADLCRTQTPRTASALSRCAQAMGGAGSLLTAGIAAWRDGNDTQQDASTLQSLFGSALTPADSWARFEREERRGQLQAAAQTIPYLDSEHAALASARLALRRNDASAETLLAQVPPALANDATLVLDHAHWLEKSSRTDEALALWRTNGFRAEETVAPDARGRFWTERDRLARDLIDQNRPADALILADDTRQTSDRNRADALFLSGWIALRALHDPATAEPYFRKLAETPSILSRARGFYWLGQARAQAGDMTSAKANWRQAAEAPETFYGQMAIAKLSGAGNTLLAPTEVPEALVTALRQWRAASAGNEHAATAIVTRLDGSELARAAQILVSWNDATHARDFLTLLLAQDNDPQDREAIAALATRLGLPDIGVAASRKASKDGVSLPGYGWPEPFQPPSLDLPYGFALALMRQESNFNPDAVSSSNAIGLMQLLPATARETAQQVGAGSVTIPALHQPELNMKLGTAYLSRVYNRLGNVVEYAAAGYNAGPHRVSQWLETRGDPARTGADQDAFIDWIEQIPLEEPRNYVQRVWESIAVYATQRKH; encoded by the coding sequence ATGAACAGAGTCCGCCAGCTTCTCCCGGTCAGCATGGCAGTCTTCCTGTCCGCCTGCTCGACATCCCCTCACGCATTGTCCCAAACGTCTGGCGTACCCAGTCCCTGGCCGAGCGAACAGCAGGCGGCGGGTACAGGTCAGGTCGATGCTGTCGCGGGGCGGCTGACAACATGGCTTCAACTGGTCGCGTCCTACGACGCCGCCATCCCTGCCCGCACCTACGCCGATTTTCTCGCAACCCGCCCTGTCTGGCCACGCTGGTCCGTCATTCAGGCTCACTATGAACGCGCCCTGACGGCGGAACCGGACAGCAGAACCGTCGCCGACCTGTGCCGCACACAGACACCCCGCACCGCGTCCGCACTCAGTCGTTGCGCGCAGGCAATGGGCGGGGCTGGCTCCCTCCTTACAGCCGGTATCGCGGCATGGCGTGACGGCAACGACACGCAGCAGGATGCGTCCACACTTCAGTCACTGTTCGGGTCAGCTCTTACACCCGCCGACAGTTGGGCGCGTTTCGAGCGTGAAGAACGCCGTGGACAACTTCAGGCCGCCGCCCAGACAATTCCGTATCTGGATAGTGAGCACGCCGCACTGGCTTCCGCCCGCCTCGCCCTGCGGCGAAATGACGCCTCCGCCGAAACGCTTCTGGCGCAGGTTCCGCCTGCGCTCGCGAACGACGCCACACTCGTTCTCGACCACGCACACTGGCTGGAAAAGAGCAGCCGCACCGATGAGGCTCTGGCTCTGTGGCGAACAAACGGCTTCCGGGCCGAAGAGACTGTCGCACCGGACGCACGCGGACGGTTCTGGACAGAGCGCGACAGACTGGCCCGTGACCTGATCGACCAGAACCGTCCGGCGGACGCCCTCATTCTGGCCGATGACACGCGACAAACCAGCGACCGTAACCGGGCAGATGCGCTCTTCCTGAGCGGCTGGATCGCTCTTCGCGCCCTGCATGATCCTGCCACCGCCGAACCGTATTTCCGGAAACTCGCCGAGACACCCTCCATACTGAGCCGCGCACGCGGGTTCTACTGGCTCGGTCAGGCACGGGCTCAGGCGGGTGACATGACCTCCGCAAAAGCCAACTGGCGACAGGCGGCGGAAGCGCCGGAAACCTTCTACGGCCAGATGGCGATTGCGAAGCTTTCCGGTGCGGGCAACACGCTTCTCGCTCCAACGGAAGTCCCCGAAGCCCTTGTCACGGCCCTGCGCCAGTGGCGGGCAGCGAGCGCTGGCAACGAACATGCGGCGACAGCCATCGTCACCCGTCTGGACGGCAGCGAACTCGCCCGCGCCGCACAAATTCTCGTCTCGTGGAATGACGCCACCCACGCGCGGGATTTTCTGACCCTGCTTCTGGCTCAGGATAACGATCCACAGGACCGCGAAGCCATCGCCGCGCTGGCGACACGCCTCGGTCTTCCCGACATCGGTGTGGCGGCATCGCGTAAGGCCAGCAAAGACGGCGTCAGCCTGCCCGGTTACGGCTGGCCGGAGCCCTTCCAGCCGCCTTCTCTGGACCTGCCTTACGGCTTTGCGCTGGCCCTGATGCGGCAGGAAAGCAACTTCAACCCGGATGCCGTCAGCTCGTCAAACGCCATCGGCCTGATGCAGCTGCTGCCCGCCACAGCACGAGAAACAGCGCAGCAGGTCGGCGCAGGCTCCGTCACCATCCCTGCCCTGCACCAGCCTGAACTGAACATGAAGCTTGGCACGGCCTACCTGAGCAGGGTCTATAACCGGCTCGGCAACGTGGTCGAATATGCCGCCGCCGGGTATAATGCGGGGCCGCACCGCGTCAGCCAGTGGCTGGAAACACGCGGCGATCCGGCCCGCACCGGCGCAGATCAGGACGCTTTCATCGACTGGATCGAGCAGATTCCGCTGGAAGAGCCGCGCAATTACGTGCAGCGCGTCTGGGAAAGCATAGCCGTGTATGCAACGCAGCGAAAGCACTGA
- a CDS encoding [protein-PII] uridylyltransferase: MPSLKVEGIINPVLSDIPDTTPHDLTESAFSPENLGLQIRDALAGYADGNGRIAERDVALAIFRRHLGRYQTDVRQRFEKRTLRGVQAGKALAAFTDELVRSLVVFASQAIGGGEALLNQISIAATGGYGKRLLAPFSDIDLLFLTPEEPSQDVLSLVEYVLYFLWDLGLKVGHATRSINDCIAQAEADTTVRTALLDARLLVGSFSLFAMFEARFIVACVEAGSARFITDKRAERAERHRRFGESPYLVEPNIKEGRGGLRDMQTLYWMCRYAFGTRHVSDLLAPEFTRLGFITEQEAARARRSWDFLWTVRFHLHYVAGRGEDRLTFDMQPVLGGRMGYTRHGQQNGVERFMRHYFLTVREVMRLTHILEPTIMRIALGAAAHVLKADDAIREAGFTLLDGQILPAKGISFNDEPIKMFELLELSRSRHIPIHPLARQQLIRWERRVATLRSDPRAAEIFLELLCDERPATKPRRPVASRTDAQGPHPVETDINRRLEYVHWLRILNETGLWGALIPDWSRIVGQMQFDTYHIFTVDEHTIEALRILRCVETGTMADEIPVAYDLARDIQSRRALYMAVMMHDIAKGRGGDHSELGSDLALELCPKLGLSGEETETVSWLVLQHLLLSHTAFQRDIDDPKTILDVADVVQSPERLRLLLLLTIVDMRAVSPRVWNAWKATLLRELYTRVAEVLEGGLATPERDMRVAHSKAIIAESLEEEGFNQADINHFLELGYAGYWLCFDQDTLLRHARLIREAESRSAPFVIETQPLPARGVTEVTIHTQDHPGLFAQIAGAMALAGASIVDARIHTLSNGMALDTLWIQDATGEAFDEPHRLTKLFSITERALSGRLDIAAEIAKTNASGQLLSRTRAIHVPPRVVIDNRASNSHTVIEINGRDRSGLLHDVASALNEMRLQIYSAHITTYGVRAVDVFYVKDLSGMKVTDENRLKKIRDRLMAGLKKVEATLNSGFHEPELTADQPE; the protein is encoded by the coding sequence ATGCCCAGTCTCAAGGTCGAAGGTATCATCAATCCAGTGCTGTCAGACATTCCTGATACGACACCCCACGACCTGACGGAAAGCGCCTTTTCTCCCGAGAATCTGGGATTGCAGATCAGGGACGCTCTGGCCGGATATGCAGACGGAAACGGCCGCATTGCTGAACGTGATGTCGCTCTGGCGATCTTCCGACGACATCTTGGACGGTATCAGACCGATGTGCGGCAGCGGTTTGAAAAACGCACGCTGAGAGGCGTTCAGGCGGGCAAAGCGCTCGCTGCCTTTACGGACGAACTGGTCCGCTCGCTTGTCGTGTTCGCATCACAGGCCATCGGCGGTGGAGAGGCGCTTCTCAACCAGATCAGCATTGCGGCCACCGGCGGCTACGGCAAGAGGCTGCTCGCTCCTTTCAGTGATATCGATCTGCTTTTTCTGACCCCGGAAGAACCCTCACAGGATGTGCTCTCCCTTGTAGAGTACGTGCTGTATTTTCTGTGGGATCTCGGCCTCAAGGTCGGCCACGCGACCCGTTCCATCAATGACTGCATTGCGCAGGCGGAAGCGGACACGACAGTACGCACCGCCCTGCTCGACGCCCGCCTGCTGGTCGGCAGCTTCAGCCTGTTCGCCATGTTCGAGGCTCGCTTCATCGTCGCCTGCGTGGAAGCCGGATCAGCCCGCTTCATCACCGACAAGCGCGCCGAGCGTGCAGAGCGTCACCGGCGTTTTGGTGAAAGCCCGTATCTGGTCGAACCCAACATCAAGGAAGGCCGGGGCGGTCTGCGCGACATGCAGACCCTCTACTGGATGTGTCGCTACGCCTTCGGCACGCGCCATGTTTCAGACCTGCTTGCTCCGGAATTTACCCGCCTCGGCTTCATCACCGAACAGGAAGCGGCCCGCGCCCGCCGGTCATGGGATTTCCTGTGGACTGTCCGTTTTCATCTCCACTACGTCGCCGGTCGCGGTGAAGACCGCCTGACCTTCGACATGCAGCCCGTCCTCGGCGGTCGCATGGGCTATACCCGTCACGGGCAGCAGAACGGCGTCGAGAGGTTCATGCGTCACTACTTCCTGACCGTCCGGGAAGTCATGCGCCTGACCCACATTCTTGAGCCGACCATCATGCGTATCGCCCTGGGAGCGGCGGCGCATGTCCTCAAGGCCGACGACGCCATACGTGAGGCAGGGTTCACCCTGCTCGACGGCCAGATTCTCCCCGCGAAGGGCATCTCGTTCAACGACGAACCGATCAAGATGTTCGAGCTTCTCGAACTGTCGCGCAGCCGTCACATCCCGATCCATCCTCTCGCCCGTCAGCAACTGATCCGCTGGGAGCGTCGGGTCGCCACACTGCGTTCAGACCCGCGCGCCGCCGAGATTTTCCTTGAGTTGCTCTGTGACGAACGGCCCGCGACAAAGCCTCGCCGACCAGTCGCGAGCCGCACGGACGCCCAAGGCCCCCATCCTGTCGAAACCGACATCAACCGGCGTCTTGAGTATGTGCACTGGCTTCGTATTCTCAACGAAACCGGTCTCTGGGGCGCGCTGATCCCCGACTGGTCCCGCATCGTCGGGCAGATGCAGTTCGACACGTACCATATCTTCACGGTCGATGAGCATACGATCGAGGCCCTGCGCATCCTTCGTTGCGTCGAAACCGGCACGATGGCGGATGAAATCCCCGTGGCCTACGATCTCGCACGGGACATCCAGTCACGTCGGGCGCTCTATATGGCCGTCATGATGCATGACATCGCCAAGGGACGCGGCGGCGATCACTCGGAGCTTGGCTCGGATCTGGCTCTTGAACTCTGCCCGAAGCTGGGGCTGTCCGGCGAAGAGACCGAGACGGTCTCATGGCTGGTGCTCCAGCATCTGCTGCTCAGCCATACAGCGTTCCAGCGTGATATTGACGACCCCAAGACCATTCTGGACGTGGCTGACGTCGTGCAGTCGCCGGAACGGCTCCGCCTGCTGCTGCTGCTGACCATCGTTGACATGCGGGCGGTCAGTCCCCGGGTGTGGAACGCGTGGAAAGCGACGCTGCTGCGCGAGCTTTATACCCGTGTCGCCGAAGTGCTGGAGGGCGGTCTGGCGACGCCTGAACGCGACATGCGCGTGGCTCACAGCAAGGCGATCATCGCCGAAAGTCTGGAAGAAGAAGGTTTCAATCAGGCCGACATCAACCACTTCCTTGAGTTGGGTTACGCCGGTTACTGGCTCTGTTTTGATCAGGACACACTGCTGCGTCATGCCCGCCTGATCCGGGAAGCTGAGTCCCGGTCAGCGCCATTTGTGATCGAAACCCAGCCCCTGCCCGCCCGTGGCGTCACGGAAGTCACCATCCACACACAGGATCATCCCGGCCTGTTCGCCCAGATCGCCGGAGCCATGGCGCTGGCTGGCGCGTCCATCGTGGATGCCCGCATCCACACGCTCAGCAATGGCATGGCGCTGGACACACTCTGGATTCAGGACGCAACCGGAGAAGCCTTTGACGAGCCGCATCGTCTGACGAAGCTTTTTTCCATCACGGAACGCGCCCTGAGCGGTCGGCTGGATATCGCTGCCGAGATTGCGAAAACGAATGCGTCCGGGCAACTGCTCTCACGGACGCGGGCCATCCATGTGCCACCGCGCGTTGTCATCGACAATCGCGCCTCCAACTCGCACACGGTGATCGAAATCAACGGACGTGACCGTTCAGGTCTGCTGCACGACGTCGCCAGTGCTCTGAACGAGATGCGTCTGCAAATCTATTCCGCGCACATCACCACATATGGCGTCCGCGCTGTTGACGTCTTTTATGTCAAGGATCTGTCCGGCATGAAGGTGACTGACGAAAACCGTCTGAAAAAAATCCGCGACCGACTGATGGCGGGCCTGAAAAAAGTCGAAGCCACCCTGAATTCAGGCTTTCATGAACCCGAACTGACGGCTGACCAACCCGAATAG
- a CDS encoding YjbE family putative metal transport protein (Members of this highly hydrophobic protein family,regularly are found preceded by the yybP-ykoY manganese riboswitch (see RF00080). A metal cation transport function is proposed.) — translation MLSLSSLTALLQVVLIDITLAGDNAIVVGLAVRKLEAKQRRIAVLIGVAAAALIRLGLALIATQLLGIIGLRLAGGLLLLWVCWKMYRELQTPEDHEEDSAPTPGGLRSAITRIIIADLSMSLDNVLAVAGAAGEHVWVLVSGLAISILLMAFAATMIAKLLERFRWIAWIGLLVVFGVAVELIYKGGGEVLGQFS, via the coding sequence ATGCTTTCGCTCTCTTCCCTGACGGCTCTGCTACAGGTCGTCCTGATCGACATTACTCTGGCAGGTGACAACGCCATTGTTGTCGGACTGGCAGTCAGGAAACTTGAGGCAAAACAGCGCAGAATCGCCGTTCTTATCGGCGTCGCCGCCGCCGCCCTGATCCGTCTGGGTCTGGCGCTCATCGCCACACAGCTTCTCGGAATCATCGGCCTGCGTCTCGCGGGCGGGCTGCTGCTGCTCTGGGTCTGCTGGAAAATGTATCGGGAGTTGCAGACCCCCGAAGATCATGAAGAAGACAGCGCCCCCACACCCGGTGGACTGCGTTCGGCCATCACCCGGATCATCATCGCTGACCTGTCGATGAGCCTCGACAACGTGCTCGCTGTGGCGGGCGCCGCGGGCGAGCATGTGTGGGTGCTGGTAAGCGGGCTGGCCATTTCGATCCTGCTCATGGCCTTCGCCGCGACAATGATTGCAAAGCTGCTCGAACGCTTCCGCTGGATCGCGTGGATCGGGCTGCTGGTCGTCTTCGGCGTCGCCGTGGAACTGATTTACAAGGGTGGCGGCGAAGTGCTGGGGCAGTTCTCATGA
- the nikR gene encoding nickel-responsive transcriptional regulator NikR, translated as MERITITIGADLLKIVDTVMERRGYTSRSEAVRDMIRDVASREEALSEDGACVAVLDYVYDHKTRELAQRLTEQLHDHHDLSVASMHVHLDREHCLETTVLRGPTSALRQLSDTITTQRGVHNAHLHVIQLPVKK; from the coding sequence ATGGAACGGATCACGATCACCATCGGTGCGGATTTGCTGAAAATTGTGGATACCGTGATGGAGCGCCGGGGCTACACCAGCCGTTCCGAGGCCGTTCGCGACATGATTCGTGACGTTGCCTCGCGAGAGGAAGCCCTGTCAGAAGACGGAGCCTGTGTCGCGGTTCTGGATTATGTCTATGACCACAAGACACGGGAACTGGCGCAGCGTCTGACCGAACAACTGCATGATCACCACGACCTCTCGGTGGCCAGCATGCATGTTCATCTTGATCGGGAGCATTGCCTTGAAACGACGGTCTTGCGGGGACCGACGAGTGCGCTGCGCCAGTTATCAGATACGATCACCACCCAGCGCGGCGTCCATAACGCGCATCTGCATGTCATTCAGCTACCGGTAAAGAAGTGA
- the cysG gene encoding siroheme synthase CysG encodes MSANDFLAESGNIWFPVVLRLDNTTRALVIGGGEVAANKVSLLLATDTWIVVISPTLCGELQRELHAGRVEHIATEATRAVLEAHLPGARLVYAATNDRAVNHLAAELAQKMNIPVCAVDDPDPSSFITPAIVRRGPVMVAISTSGAAPVLARRIREKIEALLPAGLSRLSRFMQGARGKMAQIHPTPDTRRRVWENFLDGKGAEQALAGDETAASATLDRLASDEKGGGEVWLVGAGPGDADLLTLKALRLMQNADSVLYDHLLPPDILDRVRRDAERIFVGKQKSNHALPQPSINDELIRRAKAGERVLRLKGGDPFIFGRGGEEIEALMEAGVPFRVVPGISAANGCAASSGIPLTHRDCAQSCLFLTGHARADGTLNLPWHTIALRGQTVVIYMGLGGIASLCEQLITHGLPPTWPAAVIEKGTQPDQRVITADLTSLPRLTIEQDFRSPALIIVGEVVKHRVVSPTA; translated from the coding sequence ATGAGCGCGAACGACTTTCTGGCAGAATCAGGAAATATCTGGTTTCCGGTCGTGCTTCGCCTCGACAATACGACAAGAGCACTGGTCATCGGGGGGGGCGAGGTCGCCGCGAACAAGGTTTCGCTGCTGCTGGCGACAGACACATGGATCGTGGTGATTTCCCCGACTCTCTGCGGTGAGCTTCAGAGAGAACTGCACGCAGGGCGCGTGGAACATATCGCCACGGAGGCCACCCGCGCTGTGCTGGAAGCACACCTGCCGGGCGCAAGACTTGTTTACGCCGCCACCAATGACAGAGCGGTCAACCATCTGGCGGCGGAACTCGCGCAGAAGATGAACATTCCGGTCTGCGCCGTGGACGATCCCGATCCCTCCTCCTTCATCACGCCCGCCATCGTACGACGCGGCCCGGTCATGGTGGCCATTTCCACCTCCGGCGCGGCGCCAGTGCTCGCCCGACGCATCCGTGAGAAAATAGAGGCGCTGCTGCCCGCGGGACTCAGTCGTCTCTCCCGCTTCATGCAGGGCGCACGCGGAAAAATGGCGCAGATACACCCCACGCCGGATACACGCCGCCGGGTCTGGGAGAATTTTCTCGACGGCAAGGGCGCGGAACAGGCTCTGGCGGGAGACGAAACTGCCGCCTCCGCGACACTTGATCGTCTCGCCTCGGACGAAAAGGGCGGCGGCGAAGTCTGGCTCGTCGGTGCAGGCCCGGGCGACGCTGACCTACTGACGCTGAAAGCGCTTCGACTGATGCAGAACGCGGACAGCGTGCTGTACGACCATCTGCTGCCGCCGGATATTCTGGATCGGGTCCGCCGCGACGCCGAACGGATTTTCGTCGGCAAGCAGAAGAGCAACCATGCCCTCCCGCAGCCTTCCATCAATGACGAACTCATCCGCCGCGCAAAAGCGGGCGAACGCGTGCTGCGCCTGAAAGGCGGCGACCCCTTTATCTTCGGGCGTGGCGGCGAGGAGATAGAGGCGCTTATGGAAGCGGGCGTCCCATTCCGTGTCGTGCCGGGCATTTCCGCCGCCAACGGGTGCGCCGCCTCATCAGGAATACCGCTCACACATCGGGACTGCGCCCAGTCATGTCTGTTCCTGACCGGTCATGCCCGCGCGGACGGCACGCTGAATCTGCCGTGGCACACTATCGCCCTGCGCGGCCAGACAGTCGTGATCTATATGGGGCTGGGCGGCATCGCCTCCCTGTGTGAACAACTGATTACGCACGGGCTGCCCCCCACATGGCCAGCCGCCGTCATTGAAAAAGGCACACAGCCCGATCAGCGCGTGATCACCGCCGATCTGACATCCCTGCCCCGCCTGACCATTGAACAGGATTTCCGTAGTCCGGCACTGATCATTGTTGGTGAGGTGGTGAAACACCGCGTTGTGTCGCCCACGGCTTAA